In Marinicauda algicola, one DNA window encodes the following:
- a CDS encoding tetratricopeptide repeat protein, producing MSLFHAIAAALAASAQAASPAPSYVIGGTAAQDCYEAARGSGAFHSDIQTCLAALEDMRLSIGDRAGTYVNLGILLRRRGATERAIDAYDRAIALRPDLAEAWLNRGAARFAVDDREAALADLNRALELDLAEPEVALVNRAAVLEAQGDVEAAYRDLTAALEIEPGYPPALEALERYEVRTADGGT from the coding sequence ATGTCTCTTTTCCATGCGATCGCGGCCGCGCTCGCCGCATCCGCCCAGGCCGCCTCGCCAGCGCCGTCCTACGTCATCGGCGGCACGGCCGCGCAGGACTGCTACGAGGCGGCCCGCGGCAGTGGCGCATTCCACTCCGATATCCAGACCTGCCTTGCCGCGCTCGAGGACATGCGGCTGTCGATCGGGGACCGGGCGGGGACCTATGTCAATCTGGGCATTCTCCTGCGGCGGCGGGGCGCCACGGAACGCGCGATCGATGCCTATGACCGGGCGATCGCCCTGAGGCCGGATCTCGCCGAGGCCTGGCTCAACCGGGGCGCGGCGCGGTTCGCGGTCGACGATCGCGAGGCCGCGCTTGCCGATCTGAACCGGGCGCTGGAGCTCGACCTCGCCGAGCCCGAGGTCGCTCTCGTCAACCGCGCTGCCGTCCTGGAGGCCCAGGGCGATGTCGAGGCGGCCTATCGCGATCTCACGGCCGCGCTCGAGATCGAACCGGGCTATCCGCCAGCCCTCGAGGCGCTGGAACGCTACGAGGTCCGGACCGCCGACGGCGGGACCTAG
- the ctrA gene encoding response regulator transcription factor CtrA, whose translation MRVLLIEDDRATAQGIELMLKSEGFNVYTTDLGEEGVDLGKLYDYDIILLDLNLPDMPGFDVLKTLRVAKVDTPILILTGNADIDNKVRGLGCGADDYMTKPFHKEEMIARIHAIVRRSKGHSQSVIKTGDIAVNLDAKTVEVNGHRVHLTGKEYQMLELLSLRKGTTLTKEMFLNHLYGGMDEPELKIIDVFICKLRKKLAAATGGEHYIETVWGRGYVLRNPHEEKAAGAA comes from the coding sequence ATGCGGGTTCTGTTGATCGAAGACGATCGCGCCACGGCTCAGGGCATCGAGCTGATGCTGAAGTCGGAGGGGTTCAACGTCTACACCACCGATCTGGGTGAGGAGGGCGTCGATCTCGGCAAGCTCTACGACTACGACATCATCCTGCTCGACCTGAACCTGCCCGACATGCCCGGCTTCGACGTGTTGAAGACGCTCCGGGTGGCCAAGGTCGACACCCCGATCCTGATCCTCACCGGCAATGCCGACATCGACAACAAGGTCCGGGGCCTGGGCTGCGGCGCCGACGACTACATGACCAAGCCCTTCCACAAGGAAGAGATGATCGCCCGCATCCACGCGATCGTCCGCCGCTCGAAGGGCCATTCCCAGTCCGTCATCAAGACCGGCGACATCGCGGTCAATCTGGACGCCAAGACGGTGGAAGTGAACGGCCACCGCGTCCACCTGACGGGCAAGGAATACCAGATGCTCGAGCTGCTCTCCCTCAGGAAGGGCACGACGCTCACAAAGGAAATGTTCCTCAACCACCTCTATGGCGGCATGGACGAGCCGGAGCTGAAGATCATCGACGTCTTCATCTGCAAGCTCCGCAAGAAGCTCGCGGCAGCCACCGGCGGCGAACACTATATCGAGACCGTCTGGGGCCGCGGCTACGTGCTGCGCAACCCCCACGAGGAAAAGGCCGCCGGCGCGGCTTGA